In Candidatus Cohnella colombiensis, one DNA window encodes the following:
- a CDS encoding MGMT family protein, translating into MLPFTSKVVEVIQRIPEGYVMTYGQIAAEAGSPRGARQVVRILHSLSQAHRLPWHRVVNAKGEIALPEGEGRYMQRLYLEQEGVRFNEAGQIDLEQYRYQGDG; encoded by the coding sequence ATGCTACCTTTTACAAGTAAAGTGGTTGAAGTTATTCAGCGAATCCCCGAAGGCTATGTAATGACATACGGACAGATCGCAGCGGAAGCGGGGAGTCCGAGAGGCGCGCGGCAGGTGGTGCGGATTTTGCATTCGTTGAGTCAAGCCCATCGACTACCCTGGCATCGCGTGGTCAATGCCAAAGGTGAAATCGCCCTTCCCGAGGGGGAAGGACGATATATGCAACGTCTATATTTAGAGCAAGAAGGTGTCCGCTTCAACGAAGCAGGGCAGATTGACCTTGAGCAATATCGTTATCAAGGCGATGGATAG
- a CDS encoding methyl-accepting chemotaxis protein, with protein METLHRRNKLLTYIIWGMLILGLIVDMLTGAGSDSIIALLIIGTVACGVATLLTFKRWLTNYIMYIISFIVTILTYVLIVTGPVITTYSLVYVNLAVMTLYGNSRSILFSGVSGVALTVYLFNSEYNTELFGDNDPLTMILYFLLIAVPLYASMKFSERLQHEVNLQREQAITEKNRSHTLIDQVSSSLADLNEFSANLKSNVTTTSIISKEVTTAFTQIASGIESQTSSTSDISDAIRYVEQEVASLAGGSEELKTLSEGSVRQAEIGNEEVATLDSQMNQVLQSIDTSVTLMNELNEQNSRISDIVATIDHIASQTNLLALNAAIEAARAGEHGHGFAVVSREIRKLAESSQQSTEEIAGILETIRTKTAQATEHVLTGQQKVTSSNVAAKKVAEVMHSLSDDSQKVAEQSVKLDLFADDLQQQYTKITDQIVTIASATEQNMASIQEMAASMTTQDTRITEIEQSFLQLDKLTNDLKAMTEK; from the coding sequence ATGGAGACATTACATCGCCGCAACAAGCTACTTACATACATCATTTGGGGTATGCTCATTCTTGGTTTAATCGTCGATATGCTGACTGGCGCAGGTTCAGATTCAATTATTGCCCTGCTTATCATAGGCACAGTCGCTTGTGGTGTTGCGACACTCCTCACTTTCAAACGCTGGTTAACGAATTACATCATGTATATTATCTCTTTCATCGTTACCATCTTGACTTATGTATTAATCGTAACAGGCCCCGTTATCACTACCTATTCACTTGTATACGTTAATCTTGCTGTAATGACACTATATGGTAATTCCAGATCTATTCTTTTTTCCGGAGTATCCGGTGTTGCACTAACTGTTTACTTATTCAATAGTGAATACAACACTGAATTATTTGGGGACAATGATCCCCTCACCATGATTCTTTACTTTCTACTCATCGCTGTACCTCTCTATGCCTCAATGAAATTCAGTGAACGACTGCAGCATGAAGTGAACTTACAACGCGAGCAGGCAATCACAGAGAAGAATCGTTCGCACACACTGATCGATCAAGTATCGTCATCACTCGCAGACTTGAACGAATTTAGTGCCAACCTGAAGAGCAATGTGACTACCACAAGCATAATCTCCAAGGAAGTAACGACCGCCTTCACCCAAATCGCAAGTGGCATTGAATCTCAGACATCCAGCACCTCTGATATTAGTGATGCCATTCGTTACGTAGAACAAGAAGTGGCTTCTCTTGCTGGTGGCTCTGAGGAGTTGAAGACATTGTCGGAAGGCTCCGTGAGACAAGCTGAGATTGGCAATGAAGAAGTAGCTACACTAGACAGTCAGATGAATCAGGTTCTTCAATCCATTGATACGTCCGTCACTCTGATGAACGAGCTGAATGAACAAAATTCGCGAATAAGCGATATCGTTGCAACGATCGACCACATTGCCTCGCAGACGAATTTACTCGCTCTGAATGCAGCGATCGAAGCAGCCCGCGCTGGTGAGCATGGACATGGCTTCGCTGTCGTCTCACGTGAAATTCGTAAGCTTGCGGAATCGTCTCAGCAATCGACTGAGGAGATCGCAGGAATTCTCGAGACGATCCGAACGAAGACGGCCCAAGCTACAGAGCATGTCCTCACAGGACAACAGAAAGTGACTAGCAGTAATGTCGCGGCTAAGAAGGTTGCTGAGGTCATGCACTCCCTATCAGACGATTCACAGAAGGTTGCGGAGCAATCTGTTAAGCTCGATCTCTTCGCAGACGACCTACAACAGCAATACACAAAGATTACCGATCAAATCGTTACGATCGCCAGTGCAACTGAGCAGAATATGGCCTCCATTCAAGAGATGGCAGCGAGCATGACGACTCAGGATACGCGTATAACTGAGATTGAGCAAAGCTTCCTTCAGTTGGATAAGCTTACGAATGATCTTAAAGCGATGACTGAAAAATAA
- a CDS encoding IS110 family transposase: MEPVIGLDVAKGASVFQAFVKRNEVCGKSVTIRHTEEGFGRLGEVIRTLEEQTGNRAVVVLEATGHYHRIVIAYLERMEITHFIVNPLLSKRSKSAQLRKVKTDAADAWHLAEMYYRGDVKPHRTWNECYTELQHITRQHEFVTSLYVQAKLNMRALLDQVFPTYEGVFSDLFSATALTTLQMCLSDQTLEWDEAIRKQASKSRSASWICTKIEHLEFIYRQWKENKNSPTQMQMLKSMVSLLLSMQEQIEVIEDQIRQLAGELPEVELIKSIPGIGDKLAAAIISEIGDAQQFQDPKQLVAFAGLDPGVHSSGQFVATSSRITKRGSKRLRRALFLAVQCGLRRDANAKLKAYYDKKRKEGKPYKVTVIACANKLLHHIYAILKKGQPYQP; encoded by the coding sequence ATGGAACCAGTTATCGGACTGGATGTGGCAAAAGGCGCGAGTGTATTTCAAGCGTTCGTGAAGCGTAATGAGGTGTGTGGAAAGTCGGTAACAATTCGGCATACCGAGGAAGGGTTCGGACGACTTGGCGAAGTGATACGCACGCTTGAGGAACAAACGGGTAACCGAGCGGTTGTGGTTTTGGAGGCAACAGGGCACTATCATCGCATCGTTATAGCCTATTTGGAGCGTATGGAAATTACGCACTTCATCGTTAATCCGCTATTATCTAAACGTTCGAAGAGCGCACAGTTACGTAAGGTGAAAACAGATGCAGCGGATGCCTGGCATTTGGCCGAAATGTATTACAGAGGGGACGTGAAGCCTCATCGAACCTGGAACGAGTGCTACACGGAGTTGCAACACATAACAAGGCAACACGAGTTCGTGACCTCACTGTACGTGCAAGCAAAGCTTAATATGCGTGCTTTATTAGATCAGGTATTCCCAACCTATGAGGGGGTGTTTTCGGATCTTTTCTCCGCGACAGCTCTCACTACGTTGCAGATGTGCTTATCCGATCAAACTTTAGAATGGGACGAAGCCATTCGTAAACAAGCGAGTAAATCTCGTTCTGCATCGTGGATCTGCACGAAAATTGAGCATCTAGAGTTTATTTATCGACAATGGAAAGAGAACAAGAATAGCCCTACTCAGATGCAGATGCTGAAAAGCATGGTGTCGTTGCTTCTTTCCATGCAGGAGCAAATCGAGGTGATCGAGGACCAGATAAGACAACTAGCCGGAGAACTACCGGAAGTGGAGTTAATAAAAAGTATTCCGGGCATAGGTGATAAGCTTGCTGCAGCCATTATTTCAGAAATTGGAGACGCGCAACAGTTCCAAGATCCGAAGCAACTCGTGGCGTTTGCGGGGCTAGATCCAGGTGTTCATAGTTCAGGTCAGTTTGTGGCCACAAGCAGTCGAATAACAAAACGGGGCTCCAAACGGCTTCGCCGGGCATTATTTCTAGCCGTACAATGTGGATTAAGACGTGACGCCAACGCGAAATTAAAAGCCTACTACGATAAGAAAAGAAAAGAGGGCAAGCCCTACAAGGTGACGGTGATTGCTTGCGCCAACAAGCTATTGCATCACATTTACGCCATCTTGAAGAAAGGCCAGCCCTACCAACCATAA
- a CDS encoding SNF2 helicase associated domain-containing protein yields the protein MSFQLTQRVIKLLCGPQAYERGEAYYRQRKVSFIQYASHLAKFEAKVKGTSTYHVSVEIDANGDVGADCDCQAFYTYNNYCKHIAAVLLNIHDIEHEGRAPIKSYAPHLELIEGGSNRSTPFSERMEQSQQNQDLKLMNGILGLFQDKRQRSSATRALFDTRTPLDVQFIVRSFPYGFRKYMFGIEMKLGPKRLYVVPKVRELLERIERSEAATFSKNFTYDPEQHSFHQANDLVIRKLIQISQLERMFQETSATYAYSSKSMSGDRMLLIPPSSWDELLPLLLAAPMVQLEHEDGKADGIHLSDESLPLRFEFNQSQAAGEGYQMAVQGIDDLMVMESYGVVIYEGRLIKTPSLQCKRLAELKQLIDNSRSSYVQIPPEQMEPFMEKVVPGLMKIGSVNIAQSVSERIIRTPLKAKLYLDRVKDRLLAGLEFQYGELILNPLETTNGRQNTHRIVVRDGEREARILELMDGSNFMKTDSGYMMEDEDSEFAFLYHVVPELEKLLQVYATTAVKVRLHVGHAPPKIRVDVDERTDWLECDFEVEGVPEAEIRELLKSLEEKRKYYKLPSGAFVPLESKEFLEIRRFMQEMGVRKGDLKGANLRLPVVRGLHLIDSDHQGAAVKLGKSLRQMLSNMRNPDGLDFPLPKGITTELRDYQKYGYQWLKTLAHYRFGGILADDMGLGKTLQSITFLVSVLPEIREQQMPAIIVCPASLLYNWHNELKKFAPGIRTVIADGSKTDRNSVLQDLSNIDVVITSYPLLRRDIDDYVQQAFHTLILDEAQAFKNHTTQTAQAVKEIQARYRFALTGTPVENALEELWSIFDVVFPELFQGKRAFNDLPREAVAKRIRPFLLRRLKRDVLKELPEKIESVQASELLPEQKKLYLSYLAMLQKETLRHLSVDGFQKHRIKILAGLTRLRQLCCHPALFVEGYEGSSAKFEQLLEILEECQSAGKRVLIFSQFTQMLGLIGRELGNQGVPFFYLDGSTPAVERMELCNRFNDGERELFLISLKAGGTGLNLTGADTVILYDLWWNPAVEQQAADRAHRIGQKNVVQVIRLVTQGTVEDKMNELQQRKKNLVDEIIQPGEESLSTLSEQEIREILMLE from the coding sequence ATGAGCTTCCAACTAACGCAACGGGTAATTAAGCTACTATGTGGACCACAGGCATACGAGCGTGGAGAAGCCTACTACAGGCAACGCAAAGTAAGCTTTATTCAATATGCGTCGCATCTAGCCAAATTCGAGGCGAAGGTGAAAGGGACGAGCACCTACCATGTTAGTGTTGAGATTGATGCGAATGGGGATGTAGGTGCTGATTGCGATTGCCAAGCTTTCTACACCTATAACAACTATTGCAAGCATATTGCTGCTGTTTTGCTTAACATACATGATATCGAACATGAAGGCAGAGCTCCGATCAAGTCCTATGCGCCACATCTAGAACTAATAGAGGGTGGAAGCAATCGGTCAACGCCATTTAGTGAACGGATGGAACAGTCTCAGCAAAATCAAGATTTAAAGCTGATGAACGGCATTCTCGGTCTATTTCAAGACAAACGACAGCGCTCGAGTGCGACAAGAGCACTATTCGATACGCGAACACCGCTCGATGTTCAGTTCATCGTTAGATCTTTTCCATATGGCTTCCGCAAATATATGTTTGGAATTGAAATGAAGCTTGGTCCTAAGCGACTCTATGTCGTCCCCAAGGTGAGAGAGCTATTGGAGCGGATTGAGCGAAGTGAAGCTGCAACATTTTCAAAAAATTTTACTTATGATCCCGAGCAGCATAGCTTTCATCAAGCCAATGATCTTGTCATTCGCAAGCTTATTCAAATTAGTCAGCTGGAACGGATGTTTCAAGAAACCTCTGCTACTTATGCTTATAGCAGTAAAAGTATGAGTGGAGATCGGATGCTGCTCATCCCCCCCTCCTCATGGGATGAATTGCTGCCCCTTTTGCTAGCTGCACCAATGGTGCAGCTGGAGCACGAAGACGGAAAAGCAGACGGAATTCATCTCTCGGATGAGTCGCTTCCATTGCGTTTCGAATTCAATCAATCGCAAGCCGCTGGTGAGGGGTATCAGATGGCTGTACAAGGGATCGACGATTTAATGGTGATGGAATCCTATGGGGTCGTTATCTATGAAGGCAGACTCATAAAGACCCCATCTCTGCAGTGCAAGCGTCTGGCAGAGCTTAAGCAGCTGATAGACAACTCGCGATCATCCTATGTCCAAATCCCGCCGGAGCAGATGGAACCGTTCATGGAGAAGGTCGTTCCGGGATTAATGAAGATTGGGAGCGTCAACATTGCGCAGTCAGTGTCTGAGCGAATCATACGCACGCCACTTAAGGCGAAGTTATATCTTGATCGGGTGAAGGATCGACTGCTGGCTGGATTGGAGTTTCAATATGGCGAGCTGATCCTAAATCCGTTAGAGACCACAAATGGACGACAAAATACCCATCGAATTGTCGTGCGTGATGGCGAACGAGAGGCGCGGATTTTAGAACTGATGGATGGCAGTAACTTTATGAAGACGGATAGTGGCTACATGATGGAGGACGAGGATTCTGAGTTCGCGTTTCTATATCATGTTGTTCCCGAGCTGGAAAAGCTGCTTCAAGTCTATGCAACAACAGCAGTGAAGGTGAGACTGCATGTGGGACATGCCCCGCCGAAAATAAGAGTAGATGTCGATGAACGAACGGACTGGTTGGAATGCGACTTTGAGGTGGAAGGTGTACCCGAAGCGGAAATCCGCGAGCTTCTGAAATCACTTGAAGAGAAACGCAAATATTATAAGCTGCCGAGCGGTGCATTCGTCCCGCTAGAGAGCAAAGAATTTCTAGAAATCCGACGCTTTATGCAAGAGATGGGCGTGCGTAAGGGGGATCTTAAAGGAGCCAACCTTCGTCTTCCTGTCGTTCGTGGGCTCCACTTGATTGACTCTGATCATCAAGGCGCGGCCGTAAAGCTAGGTAAATCATTGCGCCAAATGCTCAGCAATATGCGCAATCCGGACGGCTTGGATTTTCCGCTACCGAAAGGGATAACAACAGAGCTGCGAGATTATCAAAAATATGGCTACCAGTGGTTGAAGACGCTTGCTCACTATCGCTTTGGAGGAATTCTTGCTGACGATATGGGGCTTGGAAAGACTTTGCAAAGTATTACGTTTCTTGTCTCTGTATTACCTGAGATTCGAGAGCAGCAGATGCCTGCAATCATCGTATGTCCAGCATCACTCCTTTATAACTGGCACAATGAGCTGAAGAAGTTCGCGCCAGGCATTCGTACCGTTATAGCAGATGGAAGTAAAACGGATCGCAACAGCGTACTGCAGGATCTGTCTAACATCGATGTCGTAATCACTTCATATCCGTTGCTGCGCAGGGACATTGATGATTATGTGCAACAAGCATTTCACACCTTAATTCTGGATGAAGCTCAAGCGTTCAAAAACCATACAACCCAGACAGCTCAAGCGGTAAAAGAAATTCAAGCGAGGTACCGCTTTGCATTGACGGGGACACCAGTGGAAAATGCTTTAGAGGAGTTATGGTCGATCTTCGATGTCGTATTCCCCGAACTATTCCAAGGGAAACGAGCCTTCAATGATCTTCCACGAGAGGCTGTGGCTAAACGCATTCGTCCCTTTTTGCTGCGTCGATTGAAAAGAGATGTATTGAAGGAATTGCCCGAAAAGATTGAGTCAGTGCAAGCGTCCGAGCTATTACCGGAACAGAAGAAGCTATATCTATCCTATCTTGCCATGCTCCAGAAAGAGACATTGCGTCATCTCAGCGTGGATGGCTTTCAGAAGCATAGAATTAAAATCTTGGCGGGATTAACGAGACTGAGACAGCTGTGCTGCCACCCTGCGCTGTTCGTTGAAGGATATGAAGGTAGCTCGGCCAAATTCGAACAGCTACTAGAGATTTTAGAGGAATGCCAAAGTGCGGGCAAGCGGGTGCTCATCTTTTCGCAATTCACACAGATGCTCGGTTTAATCGGTCGAGAGTTAGGCAATCAAGGTGTCCCTTTCTTTTATTTGGACGGATCAACGCCCGCGGTAGAGCGAATGGAGCTGTGCAACCGATTCAACGACGGAGAGCGCGAGCTATTCCTCATCTCCTTGAAGGCGGGAGGAACAGGCTTGAATTTGACAGGGGCAGATACAGTTATTCTCTATGATCTGTGGTGGAATCCAGCGGTAGAGCAACAGGCTGCAGACCGGGCCCACCGGATTGGACAGAAGAACGTCGTTCAGGTCATTCGACTCGTTACTCAGGGTACGGTAGAGGATAAGATGAACGAGCTCCAGCAGCGAAAGAAGAATCTAGTGGACGAAATCATTCAACCAGGTGAAGAGTCGTTATCGACATTATCCGAACAAGAAATCAGAGAAATCCTGATGTTGGAGTAA
- a CDS encoding iron-containing alcohol dehydrogenase → MNGFELHNPTKLVFGAGQVQQLGKLVKPYGTRVLLVYGGGSIKRTGLYDEVLAQLESIGAIVHELPGIEPNPRLTTVKKGIAICHAENIDFILAVGGGSVLDAAKGVAVGAKYDGDVWDFTINKAVIRDALPLGTVLTLAATGSEMNGNAVISNWETKQKRAFGSKYAYPKFSILDPKLTFSVPADQTVNGIVDIMSHVFEQYFSLTPDRPLQERFAESILLTVIENGEKALANGSDYGARANLLLAGTYALNGTIQNGVVTDWASHSIEHEVSAIYDIAHGAGLAIIFPNWMKYVYREGISQFVQFAVRVWNVDPTGKSDDEIALAGIEATRAYFTRIGAPATLADVGVDAEHLDRMAEEATQFGSIGSFKKLGKEDVKAILELSL, encoded by the coding sequence ATGAATGGTTTTGAACTGCATAATCCTACTAAACTCGTTTTCGGAGCGGGTCAAGTACAACAGTTAGGTAAACTTGTTAAGCCTTATGGTACACGCGTTCTGCTCGTATATGGCGGAGGCAGCATTAAGCGCACTGGGCTGTATGATGAAGTGCTTGCACAGCTTGAATCGATTGGAGCTATCGTCCATGAGCTACCAGGCATAGAGCCGAATCCACGTCTTACGACGGTGAAGAAGGGGATTGCGATCTGCCATGCGGAGAACATCGACTTTATTCTCGCTGTTGGCGGTGGCAGCGTACTCGATGCGGCGAAGGGGGTTGCCGTAGGTGCGAAGTACGATGGTGATGTATGGGATTTCACAATTAATAAAGCAGTGATTCGTGATGCGTTGCCGCTCGGAACTGTACTCACTTTAGCTGCAACAGGCTCTGAGATGAATGGCAATGCCGTCATTAGCAATTGGGAGACGAAGCAGAAGCGGGCGTTCGGCAGCAAGTATGCGTATCCGAAATTTTCGATTCTTGATCCGAAGCTGACATTCTCAGTTCCAGCAGATCAGACAGTGAACGGAATCGTCGATATAATGTCGCACGTATTCGAGCAGTATTTCAGCTTAACACCGGACCGTCCTTTGCAGGAGCGATTTGCAGAGTCGATTTTGCTTACGGTTATTGAAAATGGTGAAAAAGCGCTCGCAAATGGCTCTGATTACGGAGCGAGGGCGAATTTGCTGTTGGCGGGTACTTATGCGCTCAATGGAACAATTCAGAACGGAGTCGTTACAGACTGGGCATCGCATAGTATCGAGCATGAAGTTAGCGCAATCTATGATATTGCTCATGGTGCGGGACTCGCAATCATCTTCCCGAATTGGATGAAGTATGTGTATCGTGAAGGCATTAGCCAATTTGTTCAATTTGCGGTTCGTGTATGGAATGTTGACCCTACTGGAAAAAGCGATGATGAAATTGCGTTAGCAGGCATTGAAGCAACGCGTGCATACTTCACGCGGATTGGTGCACCAGCGACACTTGCTGATGTTGGCGTCGATGCAGAGCATCTTGACCGGATGGCGGAGGAAGCGACCCAGTTCGGATCGATTGGCTCCTTCAAAAAGCTAGGCAAGGAAGATGTGAAGGCGATCCTGGAGCTTAGCTTGTAA
- a CDS encoding MFS transporter has product MKENALWTRTFVLILLSNLFLFLALEMLLPTLPIFAADHGGTDTQIGLIIGLFTFSAIFLRLFVGVLSNHFGKKLLLIFGVAISLIGTGSYLAATTMTVMLSLRLLHGVGFGIATTLYGTVASDVIPAARRGEGLGLFGTGNALAISVGPFIGVWLMDEYGFPTMFVIGAIFLAVALLCTLFVKGESKEEREKAKKAARVLEQGPVWTRFVEPKVVIPSLIVVLTGFAYGGVIGFITLFGIEAGISNIGYYFLVVAISQFLIRLVSGRLFDTHGRMWVVLPSGILCIVGCVLLYYTHSMSTLLLAAVFYGAGLGALIPALQAWVIDMVEPHRRGVATATFYNGFDLGIGLGAIVMGMIATWTSYAMMFLISSLFYVVYLVIYFGYEARLKKKISVKGRISI; this is encoded by the coding sequence GTGAAAGAAAATGCATTATGGACAAGGACATTTGTTTTAATATTATTGTCCAATTTATTTTTATTTTTGGCGCTTGAGATGCTGCTGCCGACGTTGCCGATCTTCGCAGCGGATCACGGGGGCACGGATACGCAAATTGGTTTAATTATCGGGTTGTTCACCTTTTCAGCGATCTTTCTGCGCTTGTTTGTGGGGGTTCTATCGAATCACTTTGGTAAAAAGCTATTGCTTATTTTTGGGGTAGCGATCTCTCTCATTGGTACGGGTAGCTACTTGGCCGCAACGACGATGACGGTGATGCTTTCGCTACGGTTACTTCATGGCGTGGGATTCGGAATTGCAACCACGCTTTATGGCACGGTAGCATCTGATGTTATTCCTGCTGCGCGTAGAGGAGAAGGACTTGGCTTATTTGGAACAGGAAATGCGCTCGCCATTTCTGTTGGACCGTTCATTGGAGTATGGCTCATGGACGAATACGGATTTCCGACTATGTTCGTTATTGGGGCAATTTTTTTAGCAGTTGCACTTCTGTGTACACTGTTTGTAAAAGGGGAGTCGAAGGAGGAGCGGGAGAAGGCAAAAAAGGCTGCTCGCGTGCTGGAACAAGGTCCAGTATGGACGCGGTTTGTCGAGCCTAAAGTGGTCATACCTTCACTCATCGTCGTTCTTACTGGCTTTGCATACGGAGGGGTCATCGGCTTCATTACATTATTCGGTATTGAAGCGGGGATTAGCAACATTGGATACTATTTTCTAGTGGTCGCAATAAGCCAATTTCTCATTCGGTTAGTGAGCGGGAGGCTGTTCGACACTCATGGACGAATGTGGGTCGTCTTACCGTCCGGTATCTTATGTATCGTAGGCTGTGTGCTGTTGTACTACACTCATTCGATGTCTACGCTGCTGCTTGCGGCTGTGTTCTATGGAGCGGGATTAGGCGCACTCATTCCGGCATTGCAGGCATGGGTCATCGACATGGTCGAACCTCATCGCAGAGGGGTCGCTACAGCAACCTTTTACAATGGGTTTGATCTCGGGATCGGGCTCGGTGCCATCGTCATGGGAATGATTGCGACATGGACGAGCTATGCGATGATGTTCTTGATTTCTTCGTTATTTTACGTAGTCTATCTCGTTATTTACTTTGGCTATGAAGCACGTTTGAAAAAGAAGATTAGCGTTAAGGGAAGGATTAGTATCTAG
- a CDS encoding LysE family transporter has protein sequence MFAVTAFIEGVLFALFLCLDLGIVNMAIMKTGMERGFKPALMIGFGSCFGDLFYLSLALLGISIIFEYTIVKWAMWIVGSGVLFYLTYKMLRETWNAKKIDLDSTIVVERSPIRDWLLGVGLAVASPTSIAWFAFVAGPIIMSSSMKQHGGMLYFIIGFFIGGLLWSIGVALISSLSRKYVSKFGIQALSFLSAMLILYFAIKVFYNGFTDVLGG, from the coding sequence ATGTTTGCAGTAACTGCATTTATTGAAGGCGTATTATTTGCGCTTTTTCTTTGTTTGGATCTGGGCATAGTCAACATGGCGATCATGAAGACAGGGATGGAGCGAGGCTTTAAACCTGCATTGATGATTGGCTTTGGCTCCTGTTTTGGAGATTTGTTCTATCTTTCACTCGCTTTGCTCGGGATCAGCATCATCTTCGAATATACGATCGTCAAATGGGCGATGTGGATCGTTGGTTCAGGCGTGTTATTCTATTTAACCTATAAAATGTTACGAGAAACATGGAATGCGAAAAAAATCGATTTAGACTCCACCATCGTCGTCGAGCGCTCACCGATCCGAGATTGGCTACTCGGTGTAGGTCTTGCAGTTGCCTCACCCACCTCGATCGCATGGTTCGCATTCGTAGCAGGTCCAATAATAATGAGCTCCAGCATGAAGCAGCATGGCGGTATGCTTTATTTCATCATAGGATTCTTCATTGGCGGCTTACTTTGGTCAATTGGAGTGGCGCTCATCAGTAGTCTATCGCGCAAATATGTAAGTAAATTTGGCATTCAGGCTCTTAGCTTTCTATCCGCGATGCTCATTCTCTATTTTGCGATCAAAGTGTTTTATAACGGATTTACCGATGTGTTAGGAGGTTAA
- a CDS encoding lipoate--protein ligase family protein, whose amino-acid sequence MNTINWDWATDIRIIDRTAEGTTSEIVRPFAIDELLCQQVAAEQLPICHLWRHPRAFVMGTKDSRLPGVSQAIDTLEEAGYEVLVRNSGGAAVPLDEGVINISLILPLNTPYAYGFRNDFELMYMLIQEALAHLGFNVQRGEVHGSYCPGDYDLHLEGYKFCGIAQRRKVNAFIIQAFVNVEGSGEGRASLVKSFYEQAGIGATAHADYPVVQPDRMISLQQYKPNIRATDFINSIKQTLQSHQSLKYAKAESDSRIALPDSALIDRMCERLLNRYPLPR is encoded by the coding sequence ATGAATACGATTAATTGGGATTGGGCCACCGATATCCGGATTATTGATCGAACAGCAGAAGGCACGACCTCCGAAATTGTGCGTCCATTCGCAATAGACGAACTGTTGTGCCAGCAGGTTGCAGCTGAACAACTACCGATTTGTCACCTGTGGCGTCATCCTCGTGCATTCGTCATGGGGACGAAGGACAGTCGATTGCCGGGCGTATCACAGGCGATAGACACATTAGAGGAAGCTGGTTACGAAGTGCTTGTCCGTAATTCAGGAGGTGCAGCCGTTCCCCTAGATGAGGGTGTGATCAATATTTCACTTATCCTCCCGCTGAACACACCCTATGCGTACGGGTTTCGCAATGACTTTGAGCTCATGTATATGCTCATTCAAGAAGCATTAGCGCACCTTGGCTTCAACGTACAACGAGGAGAAGTACATGGCTCCTATTGTCCTGGCGACTACGATTTACATCTAGAAGGATACAAATTTTGCGGAATCGCTCAAAGACGAAAAGTGAATGCTTTCATCATTCAAGCGTTCGTCAACGTCGAAGGCTCCGGAGAGGGCCGTGCTTCACTCGTCAAGTCATTCTATGAACAAGCTGGTATCGGAGCGACAGCTCACGCTGATTATCCCGTCGTTCAGCCAGACAGAATGATTAGTCTCCAGCAGTACAAGCCCAACATTCGAGCTACCGATTTCATCAACTCGATTAAACAAACGCTACAATCTCATCAGTCGCTAAAATATGCAAAAGCCGAATCTGACAGCAGAATAGCACTGCCTGATTCGGCTCTTATTGATCGGATGTGTGAGCGACTCTTGAATCGCTACCCCCTACCTAGATAA